The Urbifossiella limnaea genome has a window encoding:
- a CDS encoding Bax inhibitor-1/YccA family protein yields the protein MSYAYDDTYGDGYSVASRPVSERAAFIKRTYLHLGGAVLAFVAIEAALISSGVALEIVQTVFVGRVAWIGLMVLFIGGGYVAQYMARSGQSVGVQYAGLSLYVLLEVLIFLPILTITQLVPAYANVPMQAGMVTLLVCGGLTAGVFLSGKDFSWMGPIIGVASMLALGLVIAAVVFGFNLGLIFSVAMVGLAAAAIIYQTSNVMHHYGPREHVAASLALFASVATMFYYVLRIFMASRDN from the coding sequence GTGAGTTACGCGTACGACGACACCTACGGCGACGGCTACTCCGTCGCGTCCCGGCCCGTCAGCGAGCGGGCGGCGTTCATCAAGCGCACCTACCTCCACCTCGGCGGCGCCGTCCTGGCGTTCGTCGCCATCGAGGCGGCGCTCATCTCGTCCGGCGTCGCGCTGGAGATCGTGCAGACAGTGTTCGTCGGCCGGGTGGCGTGGATCGGCCTGATGGTGCTGTTCATCGGCGGCGGGTACGTGGCCCAGTACATGGCCCGGTCCGGCCAGTCGGTCGGCGTGCAGTACGCCGGCCTGAGCCTCTACGTGCTGCTCGAGGTGCTGATCTTCCTGCCCATCCTCACGATCACGCAGTTGGTCCCGGCGTACGCGAACGTGCCGATGCAGGCCGGGATGGTGACGCTGCTGGTGTGCGGCGGGCTCACGGCCGGTGTGTTCCTGTCCGGCAAGGACTTCTCGTGGATGGGGCCGATCATCGGGGTGGCGTCGATGCTGGCCCTCGGGCTGGTGATCGCGGCCGTGGTGTTCGGGTTCAACCTCGGGCTAATCTTCTCGGTGGCGATGGTCGGGCTGGCGGCGGCGGCGATCATCTACCAGACGTCGAACGTGATGCACCACTATGGCCCGCGGGAGCACGTGGCAGCGAGCCTGGCGCTGTTCGCGTCGGTGGCGACGATGTTCTACTACGTCCTCCGCATCTTCATGGCGTCGCGGGACAACTGA
- a CDS encoding tubulin-like doman-containing protein, which yields MAVKLVSNEEPLPGYRLQERLGRGGFGEVWRVEAPGGLLKAMKFVFGDLDAADEDSRPAEQELKALKRVQTIRHPYVLSLERYDIIDGQLMIVMELADENLWDRFRRCRSQGLPGIPRDELLRYMEETAEALDLMNNHYQIQHLDVKPQNLFIVFNHVKVGDFGLAKLLEGVRATVTGGVTPVYAAPETFEGYVSRFSDQYSLAIVFQELLTGARPFTGANTRQLLMQHLNGTPELNSLPVGDRAVIARALSKKPDDRWPSCSEMVRALKNSGLPAPPQTPSPDQTPRRRPPDSELPASEWATRVQVGGSGRLGHDAAAKDPTPAPRPTGPLGPMPGLVTVGPAGTVVPRLVTPGSSALGPAPAVTLQKPDVVQTQLMNAIGLAPPEKAGDGVLFPALVVAVGGIGRQIADQLRQVIADRYGNTDKVPNIRFVAIDTDPAVADQLGDAASTRGLVLARLNRSVHYLQRDGLPPVDQWLPPGVLYKLPRSPVAAAGVRAFGRLALVDHYKAIAQRLRQEIGNFQTDEPLAKAEKATQLGLRTNRPRAYVLAGLGGGTGGGMFLDLAFIIRQELRAVGYVRPEVAGVFLVPPAEKNAPRTAALGNTHAALTELYHYQARKTKYVTTFDRSEPPIQDGDAPFARVAVQVLPKGVDPKGRALAAGRAARALFNEMLTPAGRVTDELRDIHRNAFPSPTPVCQSFGLFRLTWPRPEVLSAATRRFAMRLTKQWAAKDAGGLKEPIRAWLDSQWAERKLAFEHVVEAFEAAARNHLREEPERVIDAFIDPLRTRTPSGSRMEVNAVLPVVEQLLAMVGRPDAEDDAQRGVLHAPLMAQFEKWAKEAESHLATMTVTFIEQPQYRLAGAEEAVRQVGDRLKRQIEALEPIHADLTKQTKSDYSKMLQALAALSEGRWKVAATGEVLDLLRLYPRSKLRLMILSQCLSAYRKLFGSTPEYLREVSMCRAGLDGFHAALDAGAAAGGSVGPGKLILPEGCATLDDAADRFLAGLNPDDVLDFDARFQKEVSRKFRGLAGVCLKPNEKGPVFRELLTTRSREFLDGRLDAADPATVFFRNRTGSQADHSLIAEAFDGATPDLPGSGGVRPEEVTVLAAPPGADGDRFRDVVAAAIPSVEFTAAPLADDIAFYREYPRLELAALPQLGQYGREALAVLQSGDHPPHARGDVAWAPIV from the coding sequence ATGGCTGTCAAGCTGGTCAGCAACGAAGAACCGCTGCCCGGTTACCGGCTCCAGGAGCGGCTCGGCCGCGGCGGGTTCGGCGAGGTGTGGCGCGTCGAGGCACCCGGCGGTCTCCTCAAGGCCATGAAGTTCGTCTTCGGCGACCTCGACGCCGCCGACGAGGACAGCCGCCCGGCGGAACAGGAGCTCAAGGCGCTCAAGCGCGTCCAGACCATCCGCCACCCCTACGTCCTGTCGCTCGAGCGGTACGACATCATCGACGGCCAGCTCATGATCGTCATGGAGCTGGCCGACGAGAACCTGTGGGACCGGTTCCGCCGGTGCCGCAGCCAGGGCCTCCCGGGCATCCCCCGGGACGAGCTCCTCCGCTACATGGAGGAGACGGCCGAGGCCCTGGACCTGATGAACAACCACTACCAGATTCAACACCTGGACGTGAAGCCGCAGAACCTCTTCATCGTGTTCAACCACGTGAAGGTCGGCGACTTCGGCCTCGCCAAGCTGCTCGAGGGCGTGCGGGCCACGGTGACCGGCGGCGTCACGCCGGTGTACGCCGCGCCCGAGACGTTCGAGGGCTACGTCTCGCGGTTCTCCGACCAGTACAGCCTCGCCATCGTCTTCCAGGAGCTGCTGACCGGCGCGCGGCCGTTCACCGGGGCGAACACCCGCCAGCTGCTCATGCAGCACCTCAACGGCACCCCGGAGCTGAACTCGCTGCCGGTCGGCGACCGGGCGGTGATCGCGCGGGCGCTCAGCAAGAAGCCCGATGACCGCTGGCCGAGTTGCTCCGAGATGGTGCGGGCGCTCAAGAACTCCGGCTTGCCCGCCCCCCCGCAGACGCCGTCCCCGGACCAGACGCCTCGGCGTCGGCCGCCCGACTCCGAGTTGCCGGCGTCCGAGTGGGCGACCCGCGTGCAGGTCGGCGGGTCCGGCCGGCTCGGCCACGACGCCGCGGCGAAAGACCCGACACCCGCCCCGCGCCCGACCGGGCCGCTCGGCCCGATGCCGGGGCTGGTCACCGTCGGCCCTGCGGGGACGGTGGTGCCGCGGCTCGTCACCCCGGGGTCGTCGGCGCTCGGCCCCGCGCCAGCAGTCACGCTCCAGAAGCCGGACGTCGTGCAGACGCAGTTGATGAACGCGATCGGCCTGGCGCCGCCGGAGAAGGCCGGCGACGGCGTGCTGTTCCCCGCGCTGGTCGTTGCCGTGGGTGGCATCGGCCGTCAGATCGCCGACCAACTCCGACAGGTGATCGCCGACCGCTACGGGAACACCGACAAGGTGCCGAACATCCGCTTCGTCGCCATCGACACTGACCCCGCGGTCGCCGACCAACTGGGCGACGCCGCCAGCACCCGCGGCCTCGTGCTGGCACGGCTCAACCGGTCCGTCCATTACCTACAGCGAGACGGCCTCCCGCCGGTCGACCAGTGGCTGCCGCCAGGGGTGCTGTACAAGCTGCCGCGAAGCCCGGTCGCCGCGGCCGGGGTTCGGGCGTTCGGCCGGCTCGCGCTCGTCGATCACTACAAGGCCATCGCCCAGCGCCTCCGCCAGGAGATCGGCAACTTCCAGACCGACGAGCCGTTGGCGAAGGCCGAGAAGGCGACGCAGTTGGGCCTCCGCACGAACCGCCCGCGGGCCTACGTCCTCGCCGGCCTCGGCGGCGGCACCGGCGGCGGCATGTTCCTCGACCTGGCGTTCATCATCCGGCAGGAACTCCGGGCCGTGGGGTACGTCCGGCCCGAGGTCGCCGGCGTGTTCCTGGTGCCGCCGGCGGAGAAGAACGCCCCGCGGACCGCGGCCCTCGGCAACACCCACGCCGCGCTCACGGAGCTGTACCACTACCAGGCTCGCAAGACGAAGTACGTCACCACGTTCGACCGGAGCGAGCCGCCGATCCAGGACGGCGACGCCCCGTTCGCCCGCGTCGCCGTGCAGGTGCTCCCCAAGGGCGTGGACCCGAAGGGCCGGGCGCTGGCCGCCGGCCGCGCCGCCCGCGCCCTGTTCAACGAGATGCTGACGCCCGCCGGCCGCGTCACCGACGAGCTCCGCGACATCCACCGCAACGCCTTCCCGAGTCCGACCCCGGTCTGCCAGTCGTTCGGCCTGTTCCGGCTGACGTGGCCGCGGCCCGAGGTGCTGTCGGCGGCGACCCGGCGGTTCGCCATGCGGCTGACGAAGCAGTGGGCGGCGAAGGACGCGGGCGGCCTCAAGGAGCCGATCCGGGCGTGGCTCGACAGCCAGTGGGCCGAGCGGAAGTTGGCATTCGAGCACGTCGTCGAGGCGTTCGAGGCGGCCGCCCGCAACCACCTCCGCGAGGAGCCCGAGCGAGTCATCGACGCGTTCATCGACCCGCTCCGCACCCGCACCCCGTCCGGCTCGCGGATGGAGGTCAACGCCGTGCTCCCGGTCGTCGAGCAACTGCTGGCGATGGTCGGCCGGCCGGACGCCGAGGACGACGCCCAGCGCGGCGTCCTCCACGCCCCGCTGATGGCCCAGTTCGAGAAGTGGGCGAAGGAGGCCGAGTCGCACCTGGCCACGATGACGGTCACGTTCATCGAGCAGCCGCAGTACCGGCTGGCGGGCGCGGAGGAGGCCGTGCGGCAGGTCGGCGACCGGCTGAAGCGGCAGATCGAGGCGCTGGAGCCGATCCACGCCGACCTGACGAAGCAGACGAAGTCCGACTACTCGAAGATGCTCCAGGCGCTGGCCGCCCTCAGCGAGGGCCGGTGGAAGGTGGCGGCGACGGGCGAGGTGCTCGACCTCCTCCGCCTGTACCCGCGCAGCAAGTTGCGGCTGATGATCCTGTCGCAGTGCCTGTCGGCGTACCGGAAGCTGTTCGGCAGCACGCCCGAGTACCTGCGCGAGGTGAGCATGTGCCGCGCCGGGCTGGACGGCTTCCACGCCGCGCTCGACGCCGGGGCCGCCGCCGGCGGGTCGGTCGGGCCGGGGAAGTTGATCCTGCCCGAGGGGTGCGCCACCCTCGACGACGCGGCCGACCGCTTCCTCGCGGGGCTGAACCCGGACGACGTACTCGACTTCGACGCCCGCTTCCAGAAGGAAGTGTCCCGCAAGTTCCGCGGGCTGGCCGGCGTGTGCCTGAAGCCGAACGAGAAGGGGCCGGTGTTCCGCGAGCTCCTGACGACGCGGTCGCGGGAGTTCCTCGACGGCCGGCTCGACGCGGCCGACCCGGCGACGGTGTTCTTCCGGAACCGCACCGGCAGCCAGGCCGACCACTCGCTCATCGCGGAGGCGTTCGACGGCGCCACCCCGGACCTGCCCGGCTCCGGCGGCGTGCGGCCCGAGGAGGTCACGGTTCTGGCGGCCCCGCCCGGCGCGGACGGCGACCGCTTCCGCGACGTGGTTGCCGCGGCGATCCCGAGTGTCGAGTTCACCGCGGCCCCGCTGGCGGACGACATCGCCTTCTACCGCGAGTACCCGCGGCTGGAGCTCGCCGCGCTGCCGCAGTTGGGGCAGTACGGCCGGGAGGCACTCGCCGTGCTACAGTCGGGCGACCACCCGCCGCACGCGCGGGGGGACGTGGCGTGGGCCCCCATCGTGTGA
- a CDS encoding SDR family NAD(P)-dependent oxidoreductase: MRRVALVTGSGKKRVGAVVAEELARRGYNIAVHYRTSEAEAADTVAALRALGVEAEAFRADLGDEADVKGMVAGVLTRFGRIDVLVNCAAVWQPKRLEDVTAADVRFHFDANALGTFLCSQHTGLAMVKQPEGGLIVCVGDWAEVRPYLNYAAYFPSKGAVTALTRCLAVELGTRNPNVRVNAVLPGPVMLPPELTDAEKTEAVRATLVKREGSPRHVALAVLSFLDNDFVTGVCLPVDGGRTVYAPE; encoded by the coding sequence ATGCGGCGGGTCGCGCTGGTCACCGGCAGCGGCAAGAAGCGCGTCGGCGCCGTGGTCGCGGAGGAACTGGCCCGCCGCGGGTACAACATCGCCGTTCACTACCGCACGTCGGAAGCCGAGGCCGCGGACACGGTCGCGGCACTGCGGGCGCTCGGCGTCGAGGCCGAGGCCTTCCGCGCCGACCTGGGCGACGAGGCCGACGTGAAGGGGATGGTGGCCGGCGTGCTGACCCGCTTCGGCCGCATCGACGTGCTGGTGAACTGCGCCGCCGTCTGGCAGCCGAAGCGACTCGAAGACGTGACCGCGGCCGACGTGCGCTTCCACTTCGACGCCAACGCCCTGGGTACGTTCCTGTGTTCGCAGCACACCGGGCTGGCGATGGTGAAGCAGCCGGAGGGTGGGCTGATCGTGTGCGTCGGCGACTGGGCGGAGGTGCGGCCGTACCTGAACTACGCGGCGTACTTCCCGAGCAAGGGGGCGGTGACGGCGCTGACCCGGTGCCTGGCGGTCGAGCTCGGCACCCGTAACCCGAACGTGCGGGTGAACGCGGTGCTGCCCGGCCCGGTGATGCTGCCGCCGGAGTTGACAGACGCCGAAAAGACCGAGGCCGTCCGCGCCACGCTGGTGAAGCGAGAGGGGAGCCCGCGGCACGTGGCTTTGGCGGTGCTGTCGTTTCTCGACAACGATTTCGTCACCGGGGTGTGCCTCCCCGTGGACGGCGGCCGCACCGTGTACGCGCCGGAGTGA
- a CDS encoding nucleotidyl transferase family protein — protein sequence MPHAPAPGPEAVRFPYPVVGGAVVRGHAPPRALLPGSFNPLHHGHVSLAAVAARRLGTPVAFELSVANVDKPDLDAAEVERRVAQFAAAGPVWVTRAATFAEKAELFPGAAFVVGYDTAVRLVDRHYYANDDRLRDAALARLAATGCRVVVGGRVDAAGVFRTWDGGGGPFPELFVALAESDFRTDVSSTALRAAWIAAARGSTVG from the coding sequence ATGCCCCACGCCCCTGCACCGGGTCCTGAGGCGGTACGGTTCCCGTACCCCGTTGTCGGCGGGGCCGTGGTCCGGGGTCATGCCCCGCCGCGGGCACTCCTCCCGGGCTCGTTCAACCCGCTGCACCACGGCCACGTCTCGCTCGCGGCCGTTGCGGCCCGGCGGCTCGGGACGCCGGTCGCGTTCGAGCTCAGCGTCGCCAACGTGGACAAGCCGGATCTCGACGCCGCCGAAGTCGAGCGGCGCGTTGCGCAGTTCGCCGCCGCGGGGCCGGTGTGGGTCACCCGCGCGGCCACGTTCGCCGAGAAGGCCGAGCTCTTCCCCGGGGCCGCGTTCGTCGTCGGGTACGACACGGCGGTCCGCCTCGTCGACCGCCACTATTACGCGAACGACGACCGCCTCCGGGATGCGGCGCTGGCGCGACTCGCGGCGACCGGCTGCCGCGTCGTGGTCGGCGGGCGGGTCGATGCCGCGGGCGTGTTCCGAACGTGGGACGGGGGAGGTGGGCCGTTCCCCGAGCTGTTCGTCGCGCTCGCGGAGTCCGACTTTCGCACCGACGTTTCGAGCACGGCGCTGCGGGCGGCGTGGATTGCTGCCGCGCGCGGTAGTACAGTGGGATAG
- a CDS encoding class I SAM-dependent methyltransferase, translating to MPPHYHATPPEAVTETVQDTVFIDDYRFRIDRPADSDKLLDHPWVRSAYAADEYVPYWAQLWPAARMLAKVVVREKWESYPQPVRVLEVGCGLGLAGVACLARGLDVTFTDVDETALSFADRNARLNGFTAGFRTRPLDFRAPEGVGRFPVVIGSDLMYEERLVEPLIGLLEVVLAPGGVCLIADPDRLAARVFRWKLEEAGYAVAPELIRAGEPGGERVKGTLYRIRVA from the coding sequence ATGCCGCCGCACTACCACGCCACGCCGCCCGAGGCCGTCACCGAGACGGTTCAGGACACCGTCTTCATCGACGACTACCGCTTCCGCATCGACCGGCCGGCCGACTCGGACAAGCTGCTGGACCACCCCTGGGTGCGCTCGGCGTACGCGGCCGACGAGTACGTGCCGTACTGGGCGCAACTGTGGCCGGCGGCGCGGATGCTGGCGAAGGTCGTGGTGCGCGAGAAGTGGGAGAGCTACCCGCAGCCGGTGCGGGTGCTCGAAGTCGGCTGCGGGCTCGGGCTGGCCGGGGTCGCGTGCCTGGCCCGCGGGCTCGACGTGACGTTCACCGACGTGGACGAGACGGCCCTGAGCTTCGCCGACCGCAACGCCCGGCTGAACGGCTTTACGGCCGGCTTTCGCACGCGGCCGCTCGACTTTCGCGCCCCGGAGGGCGTCGGCCGCTTCCCGGTGGTGATCGGTTCCGACCTGATGTACGAGGAGCGGCTCGTCGAGCCGCTAATCGGGCTGCTGGAGGTGGTGCTGGCGCCGGGCGGCGTGTGCCTGATCGCCGACCCGGACCGGCTGGCGGCACGGGTGTTTCGGTGGAAGCTGGAGGAGGCCGGGTACGCGGTGGCGCCGGAGTTGATCCGCGCCGGCGAGCCCGGCGGCGAGCGCGTCAAGGGGACGCTGTACCGCATTCGGGTGGCGTGA
- a CDS encoding MarC family protein yields the protein MLDFATTAFVSVLFLVDPPGTVPAFIALTSRFTPAKRRRTALVASVAATLILMAFAAVGNYLFRVLGLTLPAFQIAGGLVLFVVALDMIRAQRTTQEEPSDMEETSAAAEVAIAPLAIPMLAGPAALSTVTVLMAQAEETAAVGLVFAAIALTGVVCYLTLRLAEPIQRRLGRTGVHVLDRVLGLVLAGIAVQFVLNGLAAAKLIPPPQ from the coding sequence ATGCTCGACTTCGCCACCACCGCGTTCGTGTCCGTGCTGTTCCTCGTGGACCCGCCCGGCACCGTCCCCGCGTTCATCGCCCTGACGAGCCGCTTCACGCCCGCCAAGCGCCGCCGCACCGCCCTCGTCGCCAGCGTCGCCGCGACCCTCATCCTCATGGCCTTCGCGGCCGTCGGGAACTACCTCTTCCGCGTCCTCGGCCTCACCCTGCCGGCGTTCCAGATTGCCGGCGGGCTCGTACTCTTCGTCGTCGCCCTCGACATGATCCGCGCCCAGCGGACGACGCAGGAGGAGCCGTCCGACATGGAAGAAACGTCGGCCGCCGCGGAGGTCGCGATCGCCCCACTGGCCATCCCGATGCTCGCCGGGCCGGCAGCGCTGTCCACGGTGACGGTGCTGATGGCGCAGGCCGAGGAGACGGCCGCGGTCGGGCTCGTGTTCGCGGCGATCGCGCTGACGGGGGTGGTGTGCTACCTGACGCTGCGGCTCGCGGAGCCGATCCAGCGGCGGCTCGGGCGGACCGGCGTCCACGTCCTCGACCGCGTGCTCGGGCTCGTGCTCGCCGGCATCGCGGTGCAGTTCGTGTTGAACGGCCTGGCCGCCGCGAAGTTGATTCCCCCGCCGCAGTGA
- a CDS encoding ASCH domain-containing protein, whose translation MSNAFALSVKQPWAALLVAGVKLVEVRTWATRRRGRVLIHAGLVPDDRPQAWEQVTTPELEEAARQRGGIVGEAELVGCRTYDSADAFAADAGRHLNDPGWFAPPRLHGFEFRAARPLPFRRLPGFTMFFRVPDSTAESPGTAVPGL comes from the coding sequence ATGAGCAATGCCTTTGCGCTGTCGGTGAAACAGCCGTGGGCCGCCCTGCTCGTGGCCGGAGTGAAGCTGGTGGAGGTGCGGACGTGGGCCACGCGTCGCCGCGGCCGGGTGCTGATACACGCCGGGCTCGTACCCGACGACCGGCCCCAGGCGTGGGAGCAGGTGACCACCCCGGAATTGGAGGAGGCTGCCCGGCAGCGCGGCGGCATCGTCGGCGAGGCGGAACTGGTCGGCTGCCGGACCTACGACTCGGCCGACGCCTTCGCCGCGGACGCCGGCCGGCACCTGAACGACCCCGGTTGGTTCGCTCCGCCGAGGCTGCACGGGTTTGAGTTCCGAGCCGCCCGGCCGCTGCCGTTCCGCCGGCTGCCGGGGTTCACCATGTTCTTCCGTGTGCCGGACAGCACCGCCGAAAGCCCGGGGACGGCCGTCCCCGGGCTTTGA
- a CDS encoding (5-formylfuran-3-yl)methyl phosphate synthase: MPDTPGLLVSVRSADEVDDAIAGGADLIDVKEPARGPLGVAEPEVVGAVVEKVKRRVPVSAALGEWGPNALTEAHWHLELKLDYVKWGLAGYAHTPGWGEDLLDARRSLPAGMEMVAVAYADWERAKSIPPAEVAKFAKRFRFRAVLIDTCVKDSKTLLDFIKPAELAELVDGLKRVYTKVAVGGSLKPEQLPKLKGVVPDYFAVRGSACAGGKRDGVIDKSRVKKWKEALG, translated from the coding sequence ATGCCCGACACCCCCGGTCTGCTCGTCAGCGTCCGCTCGGCCGACGAGGTGGACGACGCCATCGCCGGCGGCGCCGACCTGATCGACGTGAAGGAGCCGGCCCGCGGCCCGCTCGGCGTCGCCGAGCCGGAGGTGGTCGGGGCCGTCGTCGAGAAGGTGAAGCGCCGCGTGCCCGTGAGCGCCGCCCTCGGCGAGTGGGGGCCGAACGCACTGACGGAAGCGCACTGGCACCTGGAGTTGAAGCTCGACTACGTGAAGTGGGGGCTCGCCGGCTACGCCCACACGCCGGGCTGGGGCGAAGACCTGCTCGACGCCCGCCGCAGCCTCCCGGCCGGCATGGAGATGGTCGCGGTGGCCTACGCCGACTGGGAGCGGGCGAAGTCGATCCCGCCGGCGGAGGTGGCGAAGTTCGCCAAGCGGTTCCGCTTCCGGGCGGTGCTCATCGACACGTGTGTGAAGGACAGCAAGACGCTGCTGGACTTCATCAAGCCGGCCGAGCTGGCGGAGCTGGTGGACGGGCTCAAGCGGGTGTACACCAAGGTGGCGGTCGGCGGGTCGCTGAAGCCGGAGCAGCTGCCGAAGCTGAAGGGCGTGGTGCCGGACTACTTCGCGGTGCGCGGGTCGGCGTGCGCCGGCGGCAAGCGCGACGGGGTCATCGACAAGAGCCGCGTCAAGAAGTGGAAAGAGGCGCTGGGGTGA
- a CDS encoding cis-3-hydroxy-L-proline dehydratase encodes MRITRVSAYRVGLPLHEGTYKWSGGNAVTVFDSTVVKIETDAGLVGWGESCPLGPAYLPAYAAGVRSGLAELAPHLLGQNPLELTKLNRRMDAALKGHPYVKAPVDVACWDILGQHAGMPVCELLGGRYGDDFHLYRAISQESPADMAGKVAGYRAEGYRRFQLKVGGDPDTDIERIRAVAAELQPGDRLVADANTGWRLHEAVRVVRAVRDVDVYIEQPCLSYEECLSVRRATDHPFVLDEVVDNVGMLVRGHADRAMDVVNLKISKLGGLTKTRQARDLCVELGVAMTLEDTWGGDIVTAAIAHLAHSCPTEFLFTATDFNSYVTLSIADGAPRRAHGRLAAPTAPGLGVKPRPEVLGEPVLVVG; translated from the coding sequence ATGCGCATCACGCGGGTGTCGGCTTACCGGGTCGGGCTGCCGCTCCACGAGGGCACCTACAAGTGGTCCGGCGGCAACGCCGTCACCGTCTTCGACAGCACCGTCGTGAAGATCGAGACCGACGCCGGGCTCGTCGGCTGGGGTGAGTCCTGCCCGCTCGGGCCGGCGTACCTGCCGGCCTACGCCGCGGGTGTGCGCTCGGGCCTCGCCGAACTCGCGCCGCACCTGCTCGGCCAGAACCCGCTCGAACTCACGAAGCTCAACCGCCGCATGGACGCCGCCCTGAAGGGGCACCCCTACGTCAAGGCGCCCGTGGACGTGGCCTGCTGGGACATCCTCGGCCAACACGCGGGGATGCCCGTGTGCGAACTCCTCGGCGGCCGCTACGGCGACGACTTTCATCTGTACCGGGCCATCTCGCAGGAGAGCCCCGCCGACATGGCCGGCAAGGTGGCCGGGTACCGCGCCGAAGGCTACCGCCGCTTCCAGCTGAAGGTCGGCGGCGACCCCGACACCGACATCGAGCGCATCCGCGCCGTTGCCGCCGAACTGCAACCCGGCGACCGCCTCGTCGCCGACGCCAACACCGGCTGGCGACTCCACGAAGCGGTCCGCGTCGTGCGCGCCGTCCGCGACGTGGACGTGTACATCGAGCAACCGTGCCTCAGCTACGAGGAGTGTCTGAGCGTGCGGCGGGCGACGGACCACCCGTTCGTGCTCGACGAAGTAGTGGACAACGTGGGGATGCTCGTCCGCGGCCACGCCGACCGCGCGATGGACGTGGTCAACCTGAAGATCAGCAAGCTCGGCGGCCTCACGAAGACGCGGCAGGCCCGCGACCTGTGCGTCGAGCTGGGCGTCGCCATGACGCTCGAAGACACCTGGGGCGGCGACATCGTCACGGCCGCGATCGCGCACCTGGCGCACAGCTGCCCGACGGAATTTCTGTTCACCGCGACGGACTTCAACAGCTACGTCACGCTGTCGATCGCCGACGGCGCCCCGCGGCGGGCGCACGGCCGGCTGGCCGCGCCGACGGCGCCGGGCCTCGGCGTGAAGCCGCGGCCCGAAGTGCTCGGCGAGCCGGTGCTGGTGGTGGGGTGA
- the msrA gene encoding peptide-methionine (S)-S-oxide reductase MsrA, with protein MWVRLLPLALVAAGVAVAVFTLTHRDAPMPTDLPTLTADELGPTTAAAGDEVATFGTGCFWCTEAVFQQIRGVKRVVSGYTGGQRPNPTYEQICTGTTGHAEAVQVTFDPAVVSYPELLEVFWRSHDPTTLNRQGADVGTQYRSAIFYHTDRQRELADRYKRKVDEAGVFASPIVTEITPAATFYPAEAYHQNFFNDNPRQPYCRAVVGPKVEKLRQVFKGRLLAE; from the coding sequence ATGTGGGTTCGCCTCCTGCCGCTCGCCCTCGTCGCCGCCGGCGTCGCGGTCGCCGTCTTCACCCTTACCCACCGGGATGCCCCGATGCCGACCGACCTGCCGACCCTGACGGCCGACGAGCTCGGCCCCACGACCGCCGCGGCCGGCGACGAGGTCGCCACCTTCGGCACCGGCTGCTTCTGGTGTACTGAAGCCGTGTTCCAGCAGATCCGTGGCGTGAAGCGCGTCGTGTCCGGGTACACCGGCGGGCAGCGGCCGAACCCGACCTACGAGCAGATTTGCACCGGCACCACCGGCCACGCCGAGGCCGTGCAGGTGACGTTCGACCCGGCCGTGGTGAGTTACCCGGAGCTGCTAGAAGTGTTCTGGCGGTCGCACGACCCGACCACGCTCAACCGCCAGGGCGCCGACGTGGGGACGCAGTACCGCTCGGCGATCTTCTACCACACGGATCGGCAGCGTGAGCTGGCCGATCGCTACAAGCGGAAGGTGGACGAGGCCGGCGTGTTCGCGTCGCCGATCGTCACGGAGATCACCCCGGCGGCGACGTTCTACCCGGCGGAAGCGTACCACCAGAACTTCTTCAACGACAACCCGCGGCAGCCGTACTGCCGGGCGGTGGTGGGGCCGAAGGTGGAGAAACTGCGGCAGGTGTTCAAGGGCCGGTTGCTGGCCGAGTGA